The Branchiostoma lanceolatum isolate klBraLanc5 chromosome 10, klBraLanc5.hap2, whole genome shotgun sequence genome has a window encoding:
- the LOC136443221 gene encoding histone H3-like codes for MARTKQTARKSTGGKAPRKQLATKAARKSAPATGGVKKPHRYRPGTVALREIRRYQKSTELLIRKLPFQRLIREIAQDFKTDLRFQSSAVLALQEAAEAYLVGLFEDTNLCAIHAKRVTIMPKDIQLARRIRGERA; via the exons ATGGCTCGTACCAAACAGACTGCCCGCAAGTCCACCGGCGGGAAGGCGCCCCGTAAGCAGCTGGCCACCAAGGCGGCGAGGAAGAGCGCCCCTGCcaccggcggcgtcaagaaacCACATCGCTACAGGCCAG GCACGGTGGCGCTGCGCGAGATCCGCCgttaccagaagtccaccgagctgctgaTCCGCAAGCTGCCGTTCCAGCGCCTCATCCGGGAGATCGCGCAG GACTTTAAGACTGACTTGAGGTTCCAGAGCTCGGCTGTTCTGGCCCTGCAGGAGGCGGCGGAAGCGtacctggtcggtctgttcgaggacaccaacctgtgcgccatccacgccaagcgcgtcaccatcatgcccaaggacatccagctggCCCGCCGCATCCGTGGGGAACGCGCCTAA
- the LOC136443219 gene encoding sulfotransferase 1B1-like isoform X1, translating into MSSDKAGRLVYNGVLYPPPVTRENLEAMKTFQTRDDDIAIVSYAKTGTNWTLEIVTQILQAAGRTAASSDDHIIGKLEFHYAENPHPSHVLLEDAPSPRVILTHLTPRTAPPGITNPRGKEKMLVVMRNPKDVAVSFYHFSSKLRKKRGYTNELLWPNFCQDFLAGKVNHGSFFDHVLSWWQKRDDPHFIFLKYEDMKKDITSEVKKIAKFLEADLDAATITGIAERCTFQGMKATLDSSRYADRRVMARKGIVGDWKNYFTDEQNQAFNAMYEEKLKGTGLDFEFE; encoded by the exons ATGTCGTCTGACAAAGCGGGAAGACTTGTCTATAACGGGGTGCTGTATCCTCCTCCCGTCACCAGAGAAAATCTGGAGGCCATGAAAACCTTCCAGACGCGGGATGACGATATCGCCATTGTTAGCTATGCCAAGACAG GCACGAACTGGACCCTGGAGATCGTGACTCAGATACTGCAGGCCGCGGGGAGGACGGCGGCCAGCTCTGACGATCACATCATCGGGAAGCTGGAGTTCCACTACGCCGAGaacccccacccctcccacgTGCTACTGGAGGACGCCCCCTCCCCACGGGTCATTCTCACCCACCTCACCCCCCGGACAGCTCCCCCCGGAATAACCAACCCCAGGGGCAAG GAGAAGATGCTCGTAGTGATGAGGAACCCAAAGGACGTGGCGGTCTCCTTCTATCACTTTAGCTCGAAGCTAAGAAAGAAGCGAGGCTATACCAACGAACTTTTGTGGCCTAACTTCTGCCAAGACTTCCTTGCTGGGAAAG TGAACCACGGCAGCTTCTTTGATCACGTGCTGTCCTGGTGGCAGAAGCGTGATGACCCTCACTTCATCTTCCTCAAGTATGAGGACATGAAAAAG GACATCACCAGCGAGGTGAAAAAGATTGCAAAGTTCCTAGAAGCTGACCTAGACGCCGCCACCATCACGGGAATCGCGGAGAGGTGCACATTCCAGGGCATGAAGGCCACCCTGGACAGTTCCCGGTACGCCGACAGGAGGGTCATGGCTAGGAAAG GAATTGTTGGTGACTGGAAGAACTATTTCACTGATGAACAGAATCAAGCCTTCAACGCCATGTACGAGGAGAAGCTAAAGGGGACCGGTCTGGACTTTGAGTTTGAATAG
- the LOC136443219 gene encoding amine sulfotransferase-like isoform X2, whose product MSSDKAGRLVYNGVLYPPPVTRENLEAMKTFQTRDDDIAIVSYAKTGTNWTLEIVTQILQAAGRTAASSDDHIIGKLEFHYAENPHPSHVLLEDAPSPRVILTHLTPRTAPPGITNPRGKEKMLVVMRNPKDVAVSFYHFSSKLRKKRGYTNELLWPNFCQDFLAGKVNHGSFFDHVLSWWQKRDDPHFIFLKYEDMKKDITSEVKKIAKFLEADLDAATITGIAERCTFQGMKATLDSSRYADRRVMARKGVLLHHTGELLVTGRTISLMNRIKPSTPCTRRS is encoded by the exons ATGTCGTCTGACAAAGCGGGAAGACTTGTCTATAACGGGGTGCTGTATCCTCCTCCCGTCACCAGAGAAAATCTGGAGGCCATGAAAACCTTCCAGACGCGGGATGACGATATCGCCATTGTTAGCTATGCCAAGACAG GCACGAACTGGACCCTGGAGATCGTGACTCAGATACTGCAGGCCGCGGGGAGGACGGCGGCCAGCTCTGACGATCACATCATCGGGAAGCTGGAGTTCCACTACGCCGAGaacccccacccctcccacgTGCTACTGGAGGACGCCCCCTCCCCACGGGTCATTCTCACCCACCTCACCCCCCGGACAGCTCCCCCCGGAATAACCAACCCCAGGGGCAAG GAGAAGATGCTCGTAGTGATGAGGAACCCAAAGGACGTGGCGGTCTCCTTCTATCACTTTAGCTCGAAGCTAAGAAAGAAGCGAGGCTATACCAACGAACTTTTGTGGCCTAACTTCTGCCAAGACTTCCTTGCTGGGAAAG TGAACCACGGCAGCTTCTTTGATCACGTGCTGTCCTGGTGGCAGAAGCGTGATGACCCTCACTTCATCTTCCTCAAGTATGAGGACATGAAAAAG GACATCACCAGCGAGGTGAAAAAGATTGCAAAGTTCCTAGAAGCTGACCTAGACGCCGCCACCATCACGGGAATCGCGGAGAGGTGCACATTCCAGGGCATGAAGGCCACCCTGGACAGTTCCCGGTACGCCGACAGGAGGGTCATGGCTAGGAAAGGTGTTTTACTTCATCACACAGGA GAATTGTTGGTGACTGGAAGAACTATTTCACTGATGAACAGAATCAAGCCTTCAACGCCATGTACGAGGAGAAGCTAA